The proteins below are encoded in one region of Sander vitreus isolate 19-12246 chromosome 24, sanVit1, whole genome shotgun sequence:
- the LOC144512798 gene encoding uncharacterized protein LOC144512798: protein MDRHRKQLEVDLNPETKLRRDVQQLLVVKEEVPPEQQEWSFSMDREEPEPPHIKEEQEELWISQEGEQLQGLEEADVPKFPFTPVPVKSEDDEEKAQSSQLPQRQTEEIKTEADGEDRGGPEPAMNSAPDTHLQPDNDDEAEDSSEPETDDSADWKETREPQSGLNSLKNDSKCKAGEKTLSCSECGKRFITKTHLKIHMRSHTGEKPFSCSDCGKRFCIIGHLKDHARRHTGEKPFQCPECGKTFVTKSHLKRHTRIHTGERPFSCSVCSKTFSGSGNLKTHMITHTGERPFSCSFCMKSFTQSGTLKEHMNIHTGEKPFSCSVCGKAFRGRGNLKKHKRIHTGEKLFGCSICHKRFAWPEQVKRHKCVGRHSSQLDQRRAPQTKTAADGEDRGGPEPAGNSAPDTYLQPDNEDNAGDSSEPETEKDWKDPESNSFRCSVCSKTFKHRGNLNKHVRTHTGEKPFSCTLCSKRFSQKAGLDYHLKTHTGEKPFSCSVCGKTFRNKGAMTYHMVKHTGVKPFSCGVCGGRFFWRFQIKKHKCLREFSQRRRRRIGFNGENCEGPEAARHSTQVATKATELASEADDSDDIGFWKETRQHQSGFTYQRCKKVPASDGCNTGGSDDKVKTEAGTDESVDFGRPTGHPQSRLKLLKTEHVPVSDTGRDTYTKPFSFSEYRERCEDGCTLLTHKNSPTDAQPFSSSLCGKGFATRLHTALIHSSRTGEEHFTERGSLSQDMVVHTGVHMGVKQEDPEPPNIKEEQEELRVSQEGEQLQGLEEEADIAKFPFTPVPVKSEHEDFTANADR, encoded by the coding sequence aCGTCcagcagctgttggtggttaaagaagaggtcccccctgagcagcaggagtggagcTTCAGTATGGACCGGGAGGAGCCGGagcccccacacattaaagaggaacaggaggaactctggataagtcaggagggagagcagcttcaagggctggaggaggctgatgtccccaagttcccattcacgcctgtccctgtgaagagtgaagatgatgaagagaaagctcagtcctcGCAGCTTCCTCAAAGACAAACTGAAGAGAtaaaaacagaagctgatggagaggaccgCGGAGGACCAGAGCCAGCCATGAACTCAGCTCCAGATACACATTTACAACCAGATAATGACGATGAGGCTGAAGATTCTTCTGAACCCGAGACTGATGACAGCGccgattggaaggagaccagagaacctcagtcaggtttaaactctctgaaaaaTGACTCGAAATGTAAGGCCGGtgaaaaaacacttagctgctctgagtgtgggaagaGATTTATCACCAAGACCCACCTGAAGATACACATGAGATCgcatacaggagagaaacccTTTAGTTGCTCCGATTGTGGGAAAAGATTTTGCATCATTGGACATTTGAAGGACCACGCAAGACGTCACACGGGCGAGAAACCATTTCAGTGCCCTGAATGTGGTAAAACATTTGTAACAAAGTCCCATCTGAAGAGACACacgagaatccacacaggagagagaccGTTTAGCTGCTCAGTATGCAGTAAAACCTTCAGTGGAAGCGGTAACCTGAAGACACACATGATAACTCATACAGGAGAAAGGCCTTTCAGTTGCTCATTCTGCATGAAGTCGTTCACACAGAGCGGAACCCTGAAGGAACACATGAACATCCACACGGGAGAGAAACCATTCAGCTGCTCAGTGTGTGGTAAAGCTTTCCGTGGGAGGGGAAATCTGAAAAAGCACAAGAGAATCCACACAGGCGAGAAACTTTTCGGCTGCAGCATTTGTCACAAAAGATTTGCCTGGCCCGAACAGGTCAAAAGGCATAAATGCGTCGGACGCCATTCCTCACAGCTTGATCAAAGACGAGCTCCACAGACGAAAACGGCGGCTGATGGAGAGGAccgtggaggaccagaaccagccggGAACTCGGCTCCAGATACATATTTGCAACCAGATAATGAAGACAATGcaggagactcttctgaacctgagactgagaAAGACTGGAAGGATCCTGAAAGTAATTCATTTCGTTGCTCTGTGTGttccaaaacatttaaacacagggGGAATTTGAATAAACACGTGAGAACTCACAcgggagagaaaccatttagttGCACCTTGTGTAGTAAAAGGTTTTCTCAAAAAGCAGGCCTGGACTACCACTTGAAAAcgcacacaggagagaaaccgtttagctgctcagtttgcGGTAAAACGTTTAGGAATAAAGGAGCCATGACGTACCACATGGTGAAGCATACCGGGGTGAAACCGTTCAGCTGCGGCGTCTGTGGCGGGAGATTCTTTTGGCGTTTTCAGATCAAAAAACACAAGTGTCTCAGGGAGTTCTCAcagcgaagaagaagaagaattggCTTTAATGGAGAGAACTGTGAAGGGCCAGAAGCAGCCAGACATTCAACACAAGTTGCTACTAAAGCGACAGAACTGGCATCTGAAGCGGACGACAGTGATGACATTGGGTTTTGGAAAGAGACCAGGCAACATCAGTCAGGGTTCACTTATCAGAGATGTAAAAAAGTTCCCGCAAGTGATGGATGCAACACTGGCGGCTCTGATGACAAGGTTAAAACCGAAGCCGGGACTGACGAAAGTGTTGATTTTGGCAGGCCGACCGGCCACCCTCAGTCACGTCTAAAGCTTCTGAAAACCGAGCACGTTCCTGTCAGTGATACAGGACGTGATACTTACACGAAGCCATTCAGCTTCTCCGAGTATCGTGAAAGATGCGAAGACGGTTGCACTCTGCTGACACACAAGAACTCCCCCACAGATGCGCAACCATTCAGTAGCTCACTTTGCGGGAAAGGATTTGCCACAAGACTTCACACAGCACTGATCCACAGTAGTCGTACAGGAGAGGAACATTTTACAGAACGAGGAAGTCTGAGCCAAGACATGGTGGTCCATACAGGGGTACACATGGGGGTAAAGCAGGAGGACCCAGAGCCCCcaaacattaaagaggaacaggaggaacttcgggtcagtcaggagggagagcagcttcaagggctggaggaggaggctgatatcgccaagttcccattcactcctgtccctgtgaagagtgaacaTGAAGACTTTACCGCAAATGCTGACCGATAA
- the LOC144513075 gene encoding uncharacterized protein LOC144513075 isoform X1, with the protein MFGGNQDKHPSEAFGLKPNTGDKDCGVWGPGPGGASDGDGRRGGNDPQKDRKDRDRDAPQGGDRRGGDRDKDAPQGGDRRGGDRDKDAPQGGDRHGRDRQGGDPEGSQKRRSPDRKEGRGREHSPRRHGSGDRDHSGGSGSDSEHHKHGHGHGHGHGRGRGRGRGGNC; encoded by the exons ATGTTCGGCGGAAATCAAG ACAAACACCCCTCGGAGGCCTTCGGCCTGAAGCCCAACACAGGGGACAAGGACTGCGGTGTCTGGGGCCCCGGGCCCGGAGGCGCGTCTGATGGGGATGGTCGCCGCGGCGGAAACGATccacaaaaagacagaaaggatCGCGACAGAGACGCCCCTCAGGGTGGAGACCGCCGAGGAGGGGACCGCGACAAAGACGCTCCTCAGGGTGGAGACCGCCGAGGAGGGGACCGCGACAAAGACGCACCTCAGGGTGGAGACCGCCATGGAAGGGATCGCCAGGGAGGGGATCCCGAGGGCAGCCAGAAGAGACGCAGCCCCGATCGCAAAGAGGGCCGTGGACGTGAGCATAGCCCTCGTCGTCATGGAAGTGGTGATCGTGACCACAGTGGCGGCAGCGGCAGCGACAGTGAACATCACAAACACGGTCACGGTCATGGTCATGGTCATGGACGTGGGCGTGGGCGCGGACGAGGAGGAAACTGTTAG
- the LOC144513075 gene encoding uncharacterized protein LOC144513075 isoform X2, with translation MGMVAAAETIHKKTERIATETPLRVETAEEGTATKTLLRVETAEEGTATKTHLRVETAMEGIAREGIPRAARRDAAPIAKRAVDVSIALVVMEVVIVTTVAAAAATVNITNTVTVMVMVMDVGVGADEEETVRKAIDTLTPMRPVKLYLPLCDGNGKCYISALI, from the exons ATGGGGATGGTCGCCGCGGCGGAAACGATccacaaaaagacagaaaggatCGCGACAGAGACGCCCCTCAGGGTGGAGACCGCCGAGGAGGGGACCGCGACAAAGACGCTCCTCAGGGTGGAGACCGCCGAGGAGGGGACCGCGACAAAGACGCACCTCAGGGTGGAGACCGCCATGGAAGGGATCGCCAGGGAGGGGATCCCGAGGGCAGCCAGAAGAGACGCAGCCCCGATCGCAAAGAGGGCCGTGGACGTGAGCATAGCCCTCGTCGTCATGGAAGTGGTGATCGTGACCACAGTGGCGGCAGCGGCAGCGACAGTGAACATCACAAACACGGTCACGGTCATGGTCATGGTCATGGACGTGGGCGTGGGCGCGGACGAGGAGGAAACTGTTAGAAAG GCAATAGACACACTGACCCCCATGCGTCCTGTGAAACTCTACCTGCCACTGTGCGATGGAAATGGCAAATGCTACATTTCTGCgttgatataa
- the LOC144513076 gene encoding growth/differentiation factor 8-like, with the protein MLLFLGLAALFSASVPTETNQTSRPPAESGEQCMACDFREHSKQMRLHSIKSQILSILRLQHAPNISRDMIRQLLPKAPPLTQLLDQYDPRVEDEDHATTETIITMATKLDPTAQEELSSCCVFSLSPKIQPKNILRAQLWVHLRPADVVTTVFLQISRLRPGKEGNGTRVRVRSLKIDADASAGSWQSIDIKSLLQAWLRQPEANYGIEINAYDSNGGDLAVTSAEPGEEGLQPFIEVKILDTPKRSRRDSGLNCDEESAETRCCRYPLTVDFEEFGWDWIIAPKRYRANYCSGECEYMHLQQYPHAHLVNKANPRGTAGPCCTPTKMSPINMLYFNRKEQIIYGKIPSMVVDHCGCS; encoded by the exons ATGCTCCTCTTCCTCGGCCTGGCCGCCCTCTTCTCCGCGAGCGTCCCCACGGAGACGAACCAGACCTCCAGGCCGCCGGCCGAGAGCGGAGAGCAGTGCATGGCCTGCGACTTCCGGGAGCACAGCAAGCAGATGAG ACTCCACAGCATCAAGTCGCAGATCCTCAGCATCCTGCGGCTCCAGCACGCTCCCAACATCAGCCGGGACATGATCCGCCAGCTGCTCCCCAAAGCGCCTCCTCTGACGCAGCTCCTGGACCAGTACGACCCGCGGGTGGAGGACGAGGACCACGCCACGACAGAGACCATCATCACCATGGCCACCAAGC TTGATCCAACCGCCCAGGAAGAGTTGTCctcctgttgtgttttcagcctCAGTCCGAAGATCCAACCCAAAAACATCCTGCGTGCTCAGCTTTGGGTGCACCTGCGGCCGGCCGACGTGGTCACCACCGTCTTCTTGCAGATCTCTCGCCTCAGACCCGGGAAGGAGGGAAACGGCACCCGAGTCCGAGTCCGCTCCCTGAAGATCGACGCCGATGCCAGCGCCGGGTCCTGGCAGAGCATTGACATCAAGTCTCTGCTGCAGGCTTGGCTGCGTCAACCGGAGGCCAACTACGGGATCGAGATCAACGCCTACGACTCCAATGGAGGAGATCTGGCTGTCACCTCGGCAGAGCCTGGAGAGGAAGGACTG CAACCGTTCATCGAAGTGAAGATCCTCGACACGCCCAAGAGATCCCGCCGGGACTCGGGCCTCAACTGCGACGAGGAGTCCGCAGAGACCCGCTGCTGCCGCTACCCGCTCACCGTCGATTTCGAGGAGTTTGGCTGGGACTGGATCATCGCGCCCAAACGCTACCGGGCCAACTACTGCTCGGGGGAGTGCGAGTACATGCACCTGCAGCAGTACCCACACGCGCACCTGGTGAACAAGGCCAACCCGCGGGGCACAGCAGGGCCCTGCTGTACTCCTACCAAGATGTCGCCCATCAACATGCTCTACTTCAACCGCAAGGAGCAGATCATCTACGGGAAGATCCCGTCCATGGTGGTGGACCACTGCGGCtgctcctga